The genomic region aaagatatacttacttactaacttacataggctactactggggcaggtctctcggcacactgcctgatcttttcctcctaatcttaatgtagcctcttgttttagtgttaccatttactttgagatagtcaccaggtccccctggttgaaaaacatcccaaaataataattttctcacccccacaattgaaacagacatggtgtcatttgggtttaatgcttcccttttttatgccaatctcaggccatgtccctgggtcaaaaaaatccagcgaaagctaaattatttgtccaggtgtgcccttataaaggttaagccgagttgtgcatgtttggagaagagtggagaagaaaaatagaatgagaattctttcatcagttctgtggtggtgtcttttacttaatgggcatatttattgaacatgtttttggtaatccaactgattacgttactgattacaaaaattgccatgtaatttgtagtcagtgatggattacatttcaaagtaatctgacccaatcCTGGTCATAATGACAATCATAATCTCTGTACAAGGGTAAAGTTGACTTTGGTTTGGACGTCACATAATGAGCATGacataataaatattataagAGTAATTAAGTTATTGGGTTTTATGTACGAACCAGACATTTGTTCTGATGGTACTCCATCCATTTTCACCATCTGTTTACAGTTATTTCAATAAGAATTAGATTCCCATTTTAATGTATCATCATTTCAAGTTAAAGGCAATTCACCAGCAGCTGGTTTATAAACAAGGATAATGGCGGCAATGTTAAATGACATGCAAAGTTATGTGCAAAGTAATAGGAAACTGATGACACAAGTGTCACAAGGAATGTTTTCCTTCTTTTTGTATGAGTGCCTCATACCACCCCCTGCATGATGCCACACTGGAGGGCTGCCCATGTCGCCTATATTGAAATCCGCCACTGACTCTGTAGCCTGTAGGTTTGTGCTTTGTCTCCATCCCATTAAATGGCCAATGGCCTTTATCCTGCAATGCATGCAAATCAATACAATCAACAGAAACATTTAACTCTTGTAGAAATGTGTTTTACTAACCCTTTCAAGAGGACCGGTTGTAAGGTTTGATGAAAGCACTGGTTACTCCAGCGCATTTAGtttatttctctttttactCACAATACTCTGCACTTATATGGTTTTAATTAGAGGGAAGCTGTTTTACAGCATTACTGCCATTGGTTCAACTTCTGGCTCTAATAGCACTCTGATGCTTTACATAAAAGTGCTTGCTATACTGATATGGAAACATGAGTAATTATTTGCTGGTCGATGTATGTCATGGGTGACAATTCTGATGATCTAGTCCGGACGCATCTGCCATTGCCTCGCCTACGGTCAGTGATTTTTTTATTCTGTTAGTCATTTCTGTATGTTTTCTACGCATCTGTTGTTGAATCCATTTTGTATCTTTCAGACTGTCTTAATAAGTCATGTTTGTGTAATGGTTACAGAAGCTTTAGGTTCTATCTTCAACATAACAACAGATATTTTAAATGATAATGTGCAGCTCTTTGAGAAAGTTATGACCCAAGGACTTTCTCCATTTACTTTACAATTTTACAGGAAACAAACTTCTCATGGAATGTATAGCCACAAATGGCAAGGGGGCTTCTTAATTTGAAACACAatactgtttgttttgttgttgttttggacaCAGGAGTGTTTTGTATGCCATGTTGACTTGCTCTTATTGTCACGAGCCCCCACTACATCCTGTAAGTGGTGAATGCAATCTCGGCAGCAAATGTCAAGGGACCCAATTACCTCACAGTCGGGTGCTTGCGCTCAGACCATGGGTCAGACAACATGGGACAATTCCCAAGCACATACCTTGCCCTACATGCCAAATGCAGTCGTTATGACAGTCATCTGAGTTTACCCAAAAGGTAGGGTAGGCTACTTCACGACAAAAAGTCCATCAGTTTATTTTTGGCGATTACCTGTCAAATTACCAATCACTTGAACTGTCTACGCACATATCCATATGGCACAACTCCCTGATTCCTGCTGTTACCACTCTGACTCGTGACCTTTTAAGAAAAGAAACAGCGAAAGCGTTGGAGGGTGTAGGAGGGAGTGCATCCGTCTAATATTTACGTCACTGAATCATCGCTGGCAACTCCACCCTTGTCTAGTGATGTGCACTACCGCTCACGCTGCACTTCGCCTCGCCTTATCAGCTGCAGACAGGCAGAGACAGGCGAAGACGACCAAGAGGACCTTGGGCATCCTGAACTCCTAGGAGATGTCTTCCAATATAATTACTTGTGTCTCCATGCAACACGTCATATTCGATTGGTTGAACTGATTGTACGATGGGACTAAGTTTGGCCAGTAAATTTATCTTATTACTCCTTTTTTTGGAACTGATAGGTAAGACGTTTTACTTTTCTGTCGAATGTCCACCCATTCTTAAATTATTGTGAATTGCAAAGTAGGTTATAAACTGAATTGTTGAATTTTAAGCATTATGACAGTtaaatgaagtaggctatcgtAAAACTGGGGCATTACTGAAGACTGCATGGGCTTTTTTTGATAGCTTAGCCAATCATCTGACCTGCAAACAAAGTCTTCTAGACTGAAATGGGAAAAACGACATAAGAGGTCGTCCCATCTGAAATAAAATGCCCTAATGAAATATTatgatgaatagcctacatcAATGGTAGCTTACACGTAattagtaaaataaaaaaaaatgagattAACAATCTAcaagcctacatttaataatgaACAAACTTTAAGGTTAAACCCAAAAACTTTCAATccgaaaatgtagcctaggctgtcTCATCAAACTTCAGGCCTGTCATAGGCTACCCCAGATTTAAtgactagtttgcatgtgtaaTTGGCGGTAATTGGTGTTTTATATGCCTTTGGGAGACCTATGGTTGGATGACGAAAGGCATTTGGGGATCCATGTGAAATACTATTCAGCTTAATGTGATTGCAAATGTTCGCTTTATCAAGTTATTGATTCGAAAATACCATTCTGGAATTCCCTTTGTACAGTAATCACTCACCCACGCCTAGTTGGTCTACTAAACTCTTTGCCCTTTGGAGACTGAAGTGCGTTTTCACGTTCCTTGTGTGCTTGTCAATTACTGCCTGCTTTTTCTTTGAAAGCAACACTTACATGACTTGTTATATTCAATCAGATGACCATAACATAACcatattgtgtaggcctatctgagcTGCTCTTCGTCTCTAGATCCAATCCAATGAACCAACCAACTTTATGcatctataggcctacatatcgcCTTCAATCATTTTAAGGGAACTTTTCCAGTCTAttgagtctgtagcctactagaTTCACATTTGACAGAAACTCAATGTAGCCCAATCTATTTAACTGCAATGATAATGTCTGTCATTTTTTGTCATCTTTTTCAGCCTCTAGGCCTGACTCGGTAGATGCTGCATGTGACGCGGTATTCAAGGGTTTCTCTGACTGCTTGCTAAACCTGGGAGAAAACATGGTCAACTACCCTCAGGCCCTCAACGACAGAGAAAACCTTCAGACCCTCTGCTCGTATGTATTATCCCTTTCGAGactgagtgttttttttgtttgtttctgaaaCATTGAAAACGTCAGGactaaaaagtaaaagtaggaCTGAAAAGAGTGAGTGGGCGCAGGCGCAACCAGGGACAGGCCCATGGGTAACTTGCCAAGAATGAGGCAGATGGCCTAAGCACGTTTCAGTCTGCGTCACTGCAGGGCTCATCATACGATGACAAATACACCACATTTAGAGAAACATTCGCGATTTTATATTATTGGACAAGCATCTCATGCACCACATTCTTATACAACCAGGTAAATCATCTAACAGCCTGGGTAGCTTACTTTGCTAGACTGACTTATTGAAGGGATGGTCGATGACCAGTTGTTCCACCAGTCGTTGTGTAGTCATTAGGCTACCACTACCATCAGAACTTAAGCAGTCCATAGGTAAATCTGTGGCAGGGCACCATACACAGAATAATTCAGAAACATATTTGTAGTCTGGTCATCTGCAGCTGGTCATTAACTGTGTCAAGATGAAAATGTGAATAGTTATAGTCATTGTATTTCCCAGACTGAATAGGTCATCCATCCCTTAATTGGGAAAGGTCACTTGAGAGGTCCTTGCAATTTATTGATTCGGGTTGTctgagtctacacacacacacacattggaatgACAGATATAaacagagacaaacagaaagacagatagagagaaagaagcacAGCACATTTCAGTTCTTCATATGTTGGAATTGTGATGTTTTTCCCCATTTTGCAGGTATTGGGATGACTTTCACTCTTGTGCCACCACAGCACTCGCAGATTGCCAAGAGGGGGCAACTGTGATCTGGGAGCAACTGAAACAGCAATCCAGGAGCTTGAACTTTGAGGGGAGCCTATTTGAACTGTGTGGAGGAAACAGCAGGGCATTTAAACATAGCTTGTCTTATGGAGTAACGATAATGTTTACAGCTCTTTCTACACTGGTGACATGGCTTTTTTACTGAGAcgagaaaacaaaataaaacaaagccAAGGACTGCCAATTTTGCCTAATAGGCATCTACATCTCATAGGAAGCAGTGCATTAAACAGTAATTATGGAGTTATGGCATGGGACAACAGGCCATTATCGCAAAAAAAGTATTTACTGTGGTTTGCCAGGTTTTTAATGCATGATAAGATCGGCTGCTTTTCAAGCATTATTCAATGACAAGTGATTATAGTATTTTCTGTTAAAGTGTATTGcacaattttctttttttagtttGTTGTCAGTTTTGATGTTGACCTAGTTGAGTTGaaagcaggcttgtgcaaaattccagaattgaattgaaactggctcttaaattccaattcaattcttgaatttcacttgcatttcaattgaggtagcaaacaggaaacagaattgcaattcgaattgtgcacaaccctggttgAAAGATATCTCTAGAGTATGTTGGGGCATTTAGAAAATAAGTTCAAACTCAGGAAATATCAGGTCTTAAGAACTCACCTAAATCAAATTAGCAAATGCTGTCTATTCTCACAAAAAATGGCGATATGTTTTCATGTGTATTGCTGTGGTAACAAAGAGTCCTGTGATTTACTTCAAGTTTGTTTGCTTGGACATactttgttttgcacttttgataTGCTTTACATGTCATACCTAATTTGTACATACATATGAATAAATTTTAAATTGCTATCAAATATGTCTGGTTACAATAACACCAAGGAAAGTAAAACATATTACACTTCTATGTTTCAATGGGTATCAATGTGTTTCTAAAATCTATGTTAGATAGACACAATGAAGACAAATTTAAGTTACAAATTACAATTCAGGTGACATTTTTAACAATATTCTGTATGACAGTGGATTTTTAGCATAATGTGATCAGCCCATTCAGAATAAATTATCTGAAAGGTTGCGCCACATTTTCACTGAATGTTTCTCTTGATGTTTTGTAAGCCTGGTATTGATATTGCACAAATAGCCATGTTCAGCACTTGGCTAATCAGAGTTTggtaataaatgtaaatgtaaataaatgtcaaTTATTGTAACTGCAGGGAAAACCATGAACACCTGTGACTCAGTTTAGGCTTATGCCTGCCCCTTGAAACCAACCAAAATCTGTCACTTTCATGGCCTAATTTTATGTTTAAAGGTTTTTTTTAAGTCATAATGAACAGAAATGTATTTCAGGAATGGAAGCTTATCAAGTTTGAATGAGAAATGAGCATAAGCATATCCCAAAAGTGACAGAACCCCTAGTTTCTATCGCATTGGCAGAGAGAACCATCTTGTATGACATATAACTCATCCCATGAGCATTAGGCGTAATTGCTGTCATTCACAAGGCAAGTGATTATGCATTAGGTGAGTTAGAGAAGGCTTTGCACAAATGCATGCAATATATTGCAAGCTGTGGTCAATTCTGAAAGAGTGCATTGTTTTTCTTATCCATATTTTAGCACAAATGTCGATGTTCCTCAGTTGTGTGGAAAAGTACATGGTTTCCATGACAACCACTGTTCCTGTTACTCCAGTGATGTATGATGGAACAGACAACTTGCATTATTTCATGTAAAATTTACAATCTGTTCTCAGGGACAAGGGTAGCACGAGATCAAGAGCAATATTTTCAGTTTCGCTGTTGAATCTTTTTGTTGAGACCAGATCTGActgctttcgagatgtctcTGCTGCTGCCAAAAGGACTGAATGCTCTGAGCATTGTGTTGCTTTTGGGTGGAAACCTCATTACTCCATATTTGTTTTGGAGAAAAATACAATGGATATAATGGATTTAGACATACAAGGTTTCCACCCGACAGTAGCACTAATATGATATGTAAAGAGCAGCTAAGTGAGTTATATGAATGGGTCATGGATTCTTCTTTCATGCTTGGTCTTATCCAGACTGTTGCATAGGGGTTTGCCATACTCTGCATAAGGCACTCAAGCGCAtcattttaaaaatcaatacAGAGCGATCAGGAGTCTGGTTTCCATCTCATCCGGTGTCTGACCGTGTGAAAGCCTAGAGCATCACACTACTTTCTATCCTCTGCATCATTCCTTGGCAATTCTCAGGCTGTTACTTTCTCTAGGTACATAATGTCATAAATTGAGAAGCCACTTACGTCAAGTGTTTGTGCCTGTCCTAGAGCTCCTGAAGCAGGGATGAGAGCAGTGCATAATCATTTATTTAGTATTGACACTAACTGCAGAGAGTAGAGCATCATGATTTGTGCATGTACATGATTTGTCTGTAGAATCTCTCTTTGTAGTCACAACATAACACCCAGCCACGGTCATGGCCCTGAAAAGAAGTGAAGATGTTGTCCATCCACAGGCAGCTCAGTCCCCCATCCCCTCCTCcccactgcagcagcagcaggatcaGTCCCACcttagctatatatatatatgagcagTCCTTAATAAAAACACATCCTCGGTTTAATTGGAAGGAGAGAGGCGTGCTGGGGTATTAATGGCATAGGAATTGCAGCTGCTCCCTCCTGTAAATCACCccgcgctctctctccctcgccctGCGTGGCCTGGTTGCAGCAGCAGTTGTGCCGCTTGTGAGCTCCCCGCCCCCAGTGCTGAGAGCACATCTGTCCTTCTGGAGGTGTAAACCATGTAGACCACAGCACTGAAATAAGTTAAGGTGGGATTTCACAGTACACAGAATCTCACCATGCCGATGTGGCAGACTTTAATTAGAATATTTTACACTTGGCAGATATAATTTGAATGTGTGATTTCACATGGGCAAATCTGCTGAAGACTGAATAGCATTTatcacatataaacatacaaactGGAACATTTGGTCATATGGTCATATTTGTATTTTGGACAGGTAGTAGTGCATTCTGTAACAATATTCATTTTATCAACCAAGGACCttgaaaattacaaaaaaagatGTTTCAGAGTGCTCTGTTCAAAGGCAGTCTCAACATGTGCAAGAAATCACAATAAAAGCCCATGAAGAAGTGGAGGATTAAAATACTCCTTCTTCATATGTTGTTTCTCTATGGACTATTAGTACCCTTTACACTGTTTATCAGTTGTAGCAAGAAGATATTGGTAGACCTTGATGTCCGCAAATTAAAAATTGTAtgtaacaaaagaaaaaaagcccTCCCCTGCTGGGTGCAAGGTTACTGAAATATTGAAAGCCCTGTCACAGTGGACGGCGGATGTCTCTATCTGAAGTGGGGCAGCCAGCTCAGATATTGTGCACCTGCCATCTGCCTGAGAGGAACCCCGTGGAACAAGAGGCACTCCCTCAAAAGGATCCTGAGAGAGTTGATAATAGCACTCTCAAAACTGCACAGAACCTTGTGAAAGCAATTGATACacagaagaaaaacatgttttaaaacatATTATGATATAATTTTATGTTATaacatttacatatatatatatatataatctaatctaatataatataatataatatattataatataatataatataatataatataatataataatcatGGGTTATAAAATAATGACATATTTAACAATCAAAACAATGCATTGAAGGAGCGTGGAACATGCCCAGTTGTGTagggctggaggaggagaaggctgCAGCCTGCAGAATGACACGTGAACAGAAGACGAGAGCTGATGATGGATGAGTAGAGCCATAACCTCATCGGGTTCCCAGGAAGCTAAATATCAGTTCTTCCACACacagatgactgtgtgtgtatgggtggtgACAGTGACCTTCTAGTGGTGACGATGTCATGCTCATGCTTATAGTGCAAACACTCACGCAGAGTTCTTCTACTGGTGAATATGCTGCACTGCATATTTAAAGAgccagaaaggagagagagatacatgtgCGTTCATACCCAAGGGTTTGAACAATCAGTCACAAattatgtaaaaaaatgtttaacTACCTGAATGTTCTGAATGTTTGGGGGATAGTTGTCTGATGGCCACTGCTGGCCAGAATGAGTGGCACAAGAACTGAGGACACACAGGATGAAATCATcaatgcaaacacatgcacatttaaCACATTTAAAGATGACAAACAACTGCCTCTGAGAACGTTTGGCAAGGCTGGATCTAGGATCTAAAGATTTACATCTAATGTTTCAGGAGTGTCTTCACCTCTATCTCCTTCCTCCTCTAAATGTTCTTTCTCCAGCATTTTTCATTCCTGTGGTCCTCTCTGCTAATGAATTATACAATACTCTGTGTAAGAAGGCTTAAGAGTGGTCACTCAGAGAGCCCTGAGGACATAAAAGAAGGGGATAGAAGTATGAATAATACACAGCTATCAGCACTATCAGAGAGGGCGGGGTACAGATGGGTGATTCCCAGTATGTGGTGACATTTAATCTCCAGATGATTTGCTTactcttatttttttctaaattgAGTCACATTAACAACAAACATCTTGAATGATATATTTAGTGATTCCACTTCATTACTACAGTAGATGTAATGGTCATTCAAAATGATATATTTAGTGATTCCACTTCATTACTATGTTCTTCATTTCATGTTcttcatttgttatgtggtcCTGAAGCCATCCTCTTTCACCCTGTTAGTATGTACTTTCTTGCCTCCAGAAAAGACTTTAATTCCAAGGAGACCATTCTCAGGAAGTGAgagcattatttatttatttatttattgatttttcaATTGGAATTCAACTGCAAACTGAGTCAATTACTGTCACTTGCATCCTATGCAAG from Alosa alosa isolate M-15738 ecotype Scorff River chromosome 1, AALO_Geno_1.1, whole genome shotgun sequence harbors:
- the nrn1b gene encoding neuritin 1b, producing the protein MGLSLASKFILLLLFLELIASRPDSVDAACDAVFKGFSDCLLNLGENMVNYPQALNDRENLQTLCSYWDDFHSCATTALADCQEGATVIWEQLKQQSRSLNFEGSLFELCGGNSRAFKHSLSYGVTIMFTALSTLVTWLFY